The Acinetobacter sp. WCHA45 DNA window TGTTCAATAGCAATAATATTTTGTTTAATCAATTCAGGAATAGCTAGTTTATTGGAGGTTACTTTATCAACACAAACCATCACTGCCTCTCCTGTTGCAACGATTTGGTTTTGTGTTTCACTCCATAAACTATAATGCATTCGAAAAGCACTATTTCTGAGCTCCTCAATACGTGCACCAATATGCAGCACATCAGGATAAAATACTGGCTTTAAATATTTACATTGACTAGAGGCTACCACCGTCACTATATCTTGATCAAATATATTTAATGCCATTAAATAAGCAATTCGTGCACTCTCAATATAGCGATAATACTGCACATTATTTACATGCCCAAAAGCATCCATATCACCCCAAGCAATTGTTTGTCGATGTACAACAGGATAGACAGACAGTTCTTTCATATCTCACTCATATCTTAAAGTTTAAAAAATTAACATCATTTTCAAAGATTAAATTCAACTGCCTGATCAAATCCAGATTATCTCCAAGCGTTGATTTAATCCGCAAATAGCTCATTACTATATTATCAGGATATAAAGTTAATAACTGCTCAGCTTCTTCTAAACGTTGAGTTGCAACATAAATATGCCATTTTGCAAAGGTCAACATTGGAACACTCATGTAACGCTGTTCTAGCTGAATAATACGTTGCTCAACATAGCTATAATCGGGAATTTGCTTCAGTAGTTGCTGTTGGAACCAAAGATAAAAAACCTCTGGATCGAAATTTTCTTGCAATAAATGCAATGCAAGATCCTCATGCTGCAATCCCATTTCTGGCATACGTGCCAATAATTTTAACCACAAAACCTTACTACTATATGGTCGTGCTTGAATTTCATTCTCTAGAGCAATATACCGCTGTTGCAGTGCAGCTAAGTCATCCACAGATGCTTGATCAAACTGTATGAGTAATTGTTGCAACCAGAGATCTCGATGTTCTGCACTTAATAAACCATGCTGAATTGATTGTAAAAATAACCAAGGCTGTTGTAAGGCAAGTTTGCCCCACAAAACAGTAATGCGTTGTTGATAAGCAGTTTCAATCTCAGCCAACCAAGGTGAAAGTTGATGCTGTGCAAGGAATTCTAGATGGGTTAATGCTTTTTCTGTTTCATGTTGTTCTAAGAAAATATCGATCCGCTGTAGTTCTGCCAGCTCAAAGGCCATCGGTGCTGATTTCTCTAGTTTCTGCAAAGCGAGTTGATAGTCACCATTTTTATAATCAAATTGTGCATCAACAATATTACTCAGCAATCCTGATTGAGCAAAAACACGCTCAATAAATCCCTGCTGTTCTTTTGCCGCATCAAGCAGCCAGACTATACCGAGCTGCTCATATGGATGTAGATCTTTAAATTGTAAAATATTTTCTTTCTTACGCTGTTCTCGCGCAAAATATCTGCGACTCACAAACCATAACAACTGTGCGAATAAACTAATCACAATAAAAAGTGCGATTAAGCCCCATAAACTGCTTTGGAACTGCCAATCGCGCCAGTAAATATAAACATAGCCATTACCGTAGCCATA harbors:
- a CDS encoding acyl-CoA thioesterase — translated: MKELSVYPVVHRQTIAWGDMDAFGHVNNVQYYRYIESARIAYLMALNIFDQDIVTVVASSQCKYLKPVFYPDVLHIGARIEELRNSAFRMHYSLWSETQNQIVATGEAVMVCVDKVTSNKLAIPELIKQNIIAIEQSVGNNLALK
- a CDS encoding heme biosynthesis protein HemY, with translation MKQLVFIYLLVSLLFFAMFAMLSYGYGNGYVYIYWRDWQFQSSLWGLIALFIVISLFAQLLWFVSRRYFAREQRKKENILQFKDLHPYEQLGIVWLLDAAKEQQGFIERVFAQSGLLSNIVDAQFDYKNGDYQLALQKLEKSAPMAFELAELQRIDIFLEQHETEKALTHLEFLAQHQLSPWLAEIETAYQQRITVLWGKLALQQPWLFLQSIQHGLLSAEHRDLWLQQLLIQFDQASVDDLAALQQRYIALENEIQARPYSSKVLWLKLLARMPEMGLQHEDLALHLLQENFDPEVFYLWFQQQLLKQIPDYSYVEQRIIQLEQRYMSVPMLTFAKWHIYVATQRLEEAEQLLTLYPDNIVMSYLRIKSTLGDNLDLIRQLNLIFENDVNFLNFKI